The following are encoded together in the Zingiber officinale cultivar Zhangliang chromosome 8A, Zo_v1.1, whole genome shotgun sequence genome:
- the LOC122010495 gene encoding uncharacterized protein LOC122010495: MESSGAHNHLPPRKRLLAELRKENSEFNFMPPVPIVWGDFDARLRDVVNSPGSTPEKIIEVSKSVALAAFEIAVAARNNAIEKAAAATKAKADAKNALLFLDFITMKRNSRKICANQNKVSKKQIPIKLLYQTSHPAGSHETDEELAKKLHRTMNSLPTISNNK, encoded by the coding sequence ATGGAGTCCTCTGGTGCTCATAATCATTTGCCTCCTCGTAAGCGTCTGCTTGCTGAACTGAGGAAGGAGAATTCTGAATTCAATTTTATGCCGCCTGTTCCTATTGTTTGGGGTGATTTTGATGCCCGGCTTCGTGATGTTGTCAATTCCCCAGGATCGACTCCAGAAAAGATCATCGAGGTGTCCAAGTCAGTAGCTTTGGCTGCATTTGAAATTGCTGTGGCAGCTAGAAACAATGCAATTGAGAAAGCAGCTGCAGCTACAAAGGCAAAAGCTGATGCCAAGAATGCATTGTTATTTCTGGACTTCATTACGATGAAgagaaattctagaaaaatctgtGCAAACCAGAACAAAGTGAGTAAGAAACAGATCCCAATAAAACTCCTCTATCAGACTAGCCATCCTGCTGGGAGCCATGAAACAGATGAAGAACTAGCTAAGAAACTGCATCGCACAATGAATAGTTTGCCTACAATCTCAAATAATAAGTAA
- the LOC122012345 gene encoding NAC domain-containing protein 86-like: MAPVGLPPGFRFHPTDEELVNYYLKRKIHGLKIELDIIPEVDLYKCEPWELAEKSFLPSRDPEWYFFGPRDRKYPNGFRTNRATRAGYWKSTGKDRRVCHQNRAIGMKKTLVYYRGRAPQGTRTDWVMHEYRLDDKECEDTMGLQDSYALCRVFKKNVVSADVEEIHGQCSLTSMVEASGAAMTSVAATTASVGYETASPIDMPVGSSSCADDDDKDDAWMQFITDDAWCSNLSNEAAQEQQAPSCVATVN; encoded by the exons ATGGCTCCGGTGGGTTTGCCGCCCGGTTTTAGGTTTCACCCGACTGATGAAGAGCTTGTAAACTACTACCTCAAGAGGAAGATTCATGGCCTCAAGATCGAACTCGATATCATCCCCGAGGTGGATTTATATAAGTGCGAACCGTGGGAACTTGCAG AAAAATCATTTTTACCGAGTAGAGATCCCGAATGGTACTTTTTTGGACCAAGGGATCGAAAATACCCTAACGGATTTCGCACAAATCGTGCAACAAGAGCAGGGTATTGGAAGTCGACCGGAAAGGACCGGCGAGTTTGCCATCAAAATCGAGCCATTGGCATGAAGAAGACCCTAGTCTACTATAGAGGTCGAGCTCCTCAAGGCACGAGGACCGATTGGGTCATGCACGAGTATCGCCTTGATGACAAAGAGTGCGAGGATACAATGGGCCTTCAG GATTCATATGCGCTGTGTCGAGTGTTCAAGAAGAATGTGGTGTCCGCCGACGTCGAGGAGATTCATGGCCAGTGCAGCTTGACGAGCATGGTGGAAGCCTCCGGCGCCGCCATGACTAGCGTCGCCGCCACTACTGCATCCGTTGGGTACGAGACAGCATCACCGATCGACATGCCGGTCGGATCGTCCTCGTGCGCCGACGACGACGACAAAGACGACGCCTGGATGCAGTTCATCACCGACGACGCTTGGTGCTCAAATCTATCCAACGAGGCAGCCCAAGAACAACAGGCCCCTTCATGTGTGGCTACTGTTaactaa
- the LOC122012346 gene encoding calcium-dependent protein kinase 26-like isoform X1 translates to MGNSCRGSYVEGKYFPSYSSAGRPSDRSLSSSFSSAGSSSPSGGHRHHHLADPDAPPRPASRPNRDAMAANTTWVMGHPTANLRDLYNLGRKLGQGQFGTTYLCTEVATGKAYACKSICKRKLVAKEDLEDVRREIQIMHHLSGHKNVVTIKGAYEDALYVHIVMELCEGGELFDRIIQRGQYSERKAAELTRIIVGVVEACHSLGVMHRDLKPENFLLANKDDDSSLKAIDFGLSVFFKPGQIFTDVVGSPYYVAPEVLGKHYGPEADVWTAGVILYILLCGVPPFWAETQQGIFDAVLKGVIDFDSDPWPMISDSAKDLIRRMLCSPPAERLTAHEVLCHPWICENGVAPDRALDPAVLSRIKQFSAMNKLKKMALRVIAESLSEEEIAGLKEMFHAMDTDNSGAITFDELKEGLRKYGSNLKECEIRALMDAADVDNSGTIDYGEFIAATIHLNKLEREEHLAAAFSYFDKDGSGYITVDELQQACKDHNITDVLIDDIIREVDQDNDGCIDFGEFVAMMQKGNMGHGRLTMRSMRNSLNISMRDSPGAH, encoded by the exons ATGGGCAACTCATGCCGCGGATCCTACGTTGAGGGCAAGTACTTCCCCAGCTACAGCAGCGCCGGGCGACCCTCTGACCGGTCCCtatcctcttccttctcttccgccGGCTCCTCCTCCCCCAGCGGCGGTCACCGACATCACCACCTGGCCGACCCCGACGCGCCGCCTCGCCCGGCCTCGCGGCCCAACCGCGACGCCATGGCCGCAAACACCACGTGGGTGATGGGCCACCCGACGGCGAACCTCCGCGACCTCTACAATTTGGGGCGGAAGCTGGGGCAGGGGCAGTTCGGGACGACGTACCTGTGCACCGAGGTGGCAACTGGGAAGGCGTACGCGTGCAAGTCGATCTGCAAGAGGAAGCTGGTGGCGAAGGAGGACCTGGAGGACGTGCGGCGGGAGATCCAGATCATGCACCATCTCTCTGGCCACAAGAACGTCGTGACCATCAAGGGCGCGTACGAGGACGCGCTCTATGTGCACATTGTGATGGAGCTTTGCGAAGGGGGCGAGCTCTTCGACCGCATCATTCAGCGCGGCCAATACAGCGAGCGCAAGGCGGCCGAGCTCACCAGGATCATCGTCGGCGTCGTGGAGGCGTGCCATTCGCTCGGCGTAATGCACAGAGATctcaagccggagaacttcttgtTGGCCAATAAGGATGATGATTCCTCGCTCAAGGCCATAGATTTTGGTCTCTCGGTCTTCTTCAAGCCAG GTCAGATCTTCACTGATGTAGTTGGTAGTCCTTATTATGTGGCTCCTGAAGTATTAGGGAAGCATTATGGACCAGAAGCTGATGTCTGGACTGCAGGAGTGATTTTATACATATTATTATGCGGGGTGCCACCCTTTTGGGCTG AAACACAACAAGGGATATTTGATGCAGTTCTGAAGGGAGTCATTGATTTTGATTCTGACCCATGGCCAATGATATCTGATAGTGCCAAGGACCTCATACGAAGGATGCTTTGTTCCCCTCCCGCGGAGCGTCTTACTGCTCATGAAGTACTTT GTCATCCCTGGATTTGTGAAAATGGAGTCGCTCCAGACCGTGCACTAGATCCAGCTGTACTCTCTCGAATCAAACAATTCTCAGCAATgaacaagttgaagaagatggctctaaga GtaatagctgaaagcctttcagaagaagagattgctggactcAAGGAAATGTTTCATGCAATGGACACTGATAACAGTGGAGCTATCACATTTGATGAACTAAAAGAAGGTCTAAGAAAATATGGTTCAAATTTGAAAGAATGTGAGATTCGTGCTCTCATGGATGCT GCTGATGTCGACAACAGTGGCACCATTGACTATGGGGAATTTATAGCTGCCACAATACATCTTAACAAACTAGAGCGGGAAGAGCATTTGGCTGCTGCATTTTCTTACTTTGACAAGGATGGAAGTGGTTATATCACAGTTGATGAACTTCAGCAAGCCTGTAAGGATCACAACATCACCGATGTTCTGATTGATGATATCATCAGAGAAGTTGATCAGGACAAT GATGGTTGCATCGACTTTGGTGAGTTTGTCGCTATGATGCAAAAAGGGAACATGGGACATGGAAGATTAACCATGCGAAGCATGCGAAATAGTTTGAACATCAGCATGAGAGATTCTCCAGGAGCTCACTGA
- the LOC122012346 gene encoding calcium-dependent protein kinase 5-like isoform X2, translating to MGNSCRGSYVEGKYFPSYSSAGRPSDRSLSSSFSSAGSSSPSGGHRHHHLADPDAPPRPASRPNRDAMAANTTWVMGHPTANLRDLYNLGRKLGQGQFGTTYLCTEVATGKAYACKSICKRKLVAKEDLEDVRREIQIMHHLSGHKNVVTIKGAYEDALYVHIVMELCEGGELFDRIIQRGQYSERKAAELTRIIVGVVEACHSLGVMHRDLKPENFLLANKDDDSSLKAIDFGLSVFFKPETQQGIFDAVLKGVIDFDSDPWPMISDSAKDLIRRMLCSPPAERLTAHEVLCHPWICENGVAPDRALDPAVLSRIKQFSAMNKLKKMALRVIAESLSEEEIAGLKEMFHAMDTDNSGAITFDELKEGLRKYGSNLKECEIRALMDAADVDNSGTIDYGEFIAATIHLNKLEREEHLAAAFSYFDKDGSGYITVDELQQACKDHNITDVLIDDIIREVDQDNDGCIDFGEFVAMMQKGNMGHGRLTMRSMRNSLNISMRDSPGAH from the exons ATGGGCAACTCATGCCGCGGATCCTACGTTGAGGGCAAGTACTTCCCCAGCTACAGCAGCGCCGGGCGACCCTCTGACCGGTCCCtatcctcttccttctcttccgccGGCTCCTCCTCCCCCAGCGGCGGTCACCGACATCACCACCTGGCCGACCCCGACGCGCCGCCTCGCCCGGCCTCGCGGCCCAACCGCGACGCCATGGCCGCAAACACCACGTGGGTGATGGGCCACCCGACGGCGAACCTCCGCGACCTCTACAATTTGGGGCGGAAGCTGGGGCAGGGGCAGTTCGGGACGACGTACCTGTGCACCGAGGTGGCAACTGGGAAGGCGTACGCGTGCAAGTCGATCTGCAAGAGGAAGCTGGTGGCGAAGGAGGACCTGGAGGACGTGCGGCGGGAGATCCAGATCATGCACCATCTCTCTGGCCACAAGAACGTCGTGACCATCAAGGGCGCGTACGAGGACGCGCTCTATGTGCACATTGTGATGGAGCTTTGCGAAGGGGGCGAGCTCTTCGACCGCATCATTCAGCGCGGCCAATACAGCGAGCGCAAGGCGGCCGAGCTCACCAGGATCATCGTCGGCGTCGTGGAGGCGTGCCATTCGCTCGGCGTAATGCACAGAGATctcaagccggagaacttcttgtTGGCCAATAAGGATGATGATTCCTCGCTCAAGGCCATAGATTTTGGTCTCTCGGTCTTCTTCAAGCCAG AAACACAACAAGGGATATTTGATGCAGTTCTGAAGGGAGTCATTGATTTTGATTCTGACCCATGGCCAATGATATCTGATAGTGCCAAGGACCTCATACGAAGGATGCTTTGTTCCCCTCCCGCGGAGCGTCTTACTGCTCATGAAGTACTTT GTCATCCCTGGATTTGTGAAAATGGAGTCGCTCCAGACCGTGCACTAGATCCAGCTGTACTCTCTCGAATCAAACAATTCTCAGCAATgaacaagttgaagaagatggctctaaga GtaatagctgaaagcctttcagaagaagagattgctggactcAAGGAAATGTTTCATGCAATGGACACTGATAACAGTGGAGCTATCACATTTGATGAACTAAAAGAAGGTCTAAGAAAATATGGTTCAAATTTGAAAGAATGTGAGATTCGTGCTCTCATGGATGCT GCTGATGTCGACAACAGTGGCACCATTGACTATGGGGAATTTATAGCTGCCACAATACATCTTAACAAACTAGAGCGGGAAGAGCATTTGGCTGCTGCATTTTCTTACTTTGACAAGGATGGAAGTGGTTATATCACAGTTGATGAACTTCAGCAAGCCTGTAAGGATCACAACATCACCGATGTTCTGATTGATGATATCATCAGAGAAGTTGATCAGGACAAT GATGGTTGCATCGACTTTGGTGAGTTTGTCGCTATGATGCAAAAAGGGAACATGGGACATGGAAGATTAACCATGCGAAGCATGCGAAATAGTTTGAACATCAGCATGAGAGATTCTCCAGGAGCTCACTGA
- the LOC122011470 gene encoding protein Hook homolog 2-like yields MDLSPGTENYIKESIESSLGLPVSVKSLRLKLLASEDSRNRLQDQVFVLEERLQDSNKRMEQCRAEANMNAQGVRRCVEEKEIYASKYGDLLTHCRKLEEECSLYEHDLERIMESCDELGKENEELRSRLQDASNLESLATKIETLNKDKEHLRINLHTAEEEVKILFQENKMLDEENKRLLELLKTERQRQGSNSHKRSASASAAKGKRKSRPNDGSPFGLRIDFESSDSSSLPLSPIHQNLPESRMHKKVPSTQCSS; encoded by the exons ATGGACCTCTCCCCGGGCACAGAGAATTACATCAAAGAATCCATCGAGAGCTCGCTGGGACTCCCGGTCTCCGTTAAGAGTCTCAGACTTAAACTACTCGCCTCAGAAGACTCCCGAAACCGCCTTCAAGATCAGGTCTTTGTCTTAGAGGAGCGCCTCCAGGATTCGAACAAGCGAATGGAGCAGTGCAGG GCAGAGGCGAACATGAACGCACAGGGAGTGAGGAGATGCGTCGAGGAGAAAGAGATCTATGCGTCGAAGTATGGTGATTTGTTGACTCATTGCCGAAAGTTGGAGGAGGAGTGTTCTTTATATGAGCATGACTTGGAGAGGATTATGGAATCTTGTGACGAGTTGGGGAAGGAGAACGAGGAGTTACGATCAAGGCTGCAGGATGCTTCAAAT CTGGAATCATTGGCTACCAAAATTGAGACCTTgaacaaggacaaggaacatTTGAGGATAAATCTTCACACAGCTGAAGAAGAG GTCAAAATTCTTTTTCAAGAGAACAAAATGCTGGATGAAGAGAACAAGAGGTTGTTGGAATTACTGAAAACAGAGAGGCAGCGTCAAGGATCCAACAGCCACAAGCGTTCCGCAAGTGCTTCTGCTGCTAAA GGTAAACGCAAGTCAAGGCCAAACGATGGCAGTCCTTTCGGGCTAAGGATTGATTTTGAATCGTCAGATTCATCAAGTTTACCATTGTCGCCAATCCATCAGAACTTGCCTGAGTCTAGAATGCATAAGAAAGTTCCATCGACCCAATGCTCAAGCTAA